The proteins below come from a single Plasmodium sp. gorilla clade G2 genome assembly, chromosome: 13 genomic window:
- a CDS encoding zinc finger protein, putative, whose protein sequence is MNDPIKRDLTDLFLEKREIAKEEIDPRKNWLKRILLNNNTNDLRMFLKASELKTKEGDYCMTCKSNVKLLLYLNTKKNYCHLCEEIFCGYCVKSIDFMKDEKEKYIKIRLCRNCFIYINELKYINNPNLSVDRKAIDLQNSFNDISNCYTNLCSNVPQLNGLILLCENNKEFLDSFKSEIKLLEEKIQHDVDFLNIMKKKNNFLSDNTLILNKMGKNLLLYLKIIRNKIIPSSIEVLNKTKELLYKKKENT, encoded by the coding sequence ATGAATGATCCGATTAAAAGAGATTTGACAGATCTTTTTTTAGAAAAACGAGAAATTgcaaaagaagaaatagaCCCTCGAAAAAATTGGTTAAAGAGAATATTGTTGAATAATAATACGAACGATTTAAGGATGTTTTTAAAGGCTAGCgaattaaaaacaaaagaagGTGATTATTGTATGACATGTAAAAGTAATgtgaaattattattatatttgaatacaaaaaagaattattgtCATTTATGTGAAGAAATTTTTTGTGGTTATTGTGTAAAAAGTATAGATTTTATGAAAGACGAAaaagagaaatatataaaaataagattATGTAGAAactgttttatatatataaatgaattaaaatatataaataatccaAATTTATCTGTAGACAGAAAAGCTATAGATTTACAAAACTCatttaatgatatatcaAATTGTTACACAAACTTATGTAGTAATGTACCTCAATTAAAtggattaatattattatgtgaaaataataaagaatttttAGATAGCTTTAAAAGTGAAATTAAACTGTTGGAAGAAAAGATTCAGCATGATGTTgactttttaaatattatgaaaaaaaaaaataattttttatcagACAATACATTAATACTTAATAAAATGGggaaaaatttattattatatttgaaaattataagaaataaaattattccaTCATCTATTGAGGTTCTAAATAAAACAAAGGAATTactatataagaaaaaagaaaatacataa
- a CDS encoding secretory complex protein 61 alpha → MGCSSSTERLTSTKNINIVTSPSQQQKKNAQDTKVKIVLLGDSGVGKSSIALYLCHGRFSEKHQVTIGAAFLHHNIELKNGTTMKLHIWDTGGQERFRSMAPLYYRDAYGAVVVYDSNNVESFDSLKYWINEIKSNGPRNCCIMVVANKKDLPQKLNSEMVMKFCEQENVSFIECSAKTGENINTLFEKIASRIYSRFKEVLYYNNP, encoded by the exons atgggATGTTCATCAAGCACCGAAAGGTTAACatctacaaaaaatattaatattgttaCATCTCCTTcacaacaacaaaaaaaaaatgctcAAGATACTAAAGTCAAAATAGTTTTATTAGGTGACAGTGGTGTTGGAAAATCAAGTATTGCTTTGTATTTATGTCATGGTCGCTTTTCTGAAAAACATCAAGTTACTATAGGTGCAGCATTTTTACATCATAAtattgaattaaaaaatg GTACAACAATGAAATTACATATTTGGGATACTGGAGGACAGGAAAGATTTCGTTCCATGGCTCCTTTATATTATCGTGATGCATATGGAGCAGTTGTCGTTTATGACTCAAA TAATGTCGAATCGTTCGATTCTTTGAAATACTGGATAAACGAAATAAAATCAAATGGCCCAAGAAATTGTTGTATTATGGTAGTTGCCAATAAAAAGGATTTACCCCAAAAACTCAATTCAGAG ATGGTCATGAAGTTTTGCGAACAAGAAAATGTATCATTTATAGAATGCTCAGCAAAG acaGGAGAGAATATTAATactttatttgaaaaaatag CTAGTCGTATTTATTCCCGATTTAAAGAGgtgttatattataacaatcCTTGA
- a CDS encoding RNA-binding protein, putative, with protein sequence MAFSPLCGVNCTSRPSTSTINTFLTKAQHDVTLTDTDTRIFIKNIKTGVTMEQFRNSLQEFGAMQVYFYEPGDDNDGWAWVGFENKEAALKVIEESEKMQEEMNEENLNEMQNEDNEEQGSNSFYAEDEEKKDEEEEEEEDY encoded by the coding sequence atggCTTTTTCACCACTTTGCGGAGTTAATTGTACCTCAAGACCATCAACATCTACCATAAATACTTTCCTTACTAAAGCTCAACATGATGTTACTTTAACAGATACAGATACCAgaattttcataaaaaatataaaaactgGTGTTACCATGGAACAATTCAGAAACTCTCTTCAAGAATTCGGTGCTATGcaagtttatttttatgaaccAGGAGATGATAATGATGGATGGGCCTGGGTTGGatttgaaaataaagaagcaGCACTTAAAGTTATCGAAGAATCAGAAAAAATGCAAGAAGAAATGAATGAAGAAAACTTAAATGAAATgcaaaatgaagataatgaaGAACAAGGATCAAATAGTTTTTATGCTGAAGATGAAGAGAAAAAAGATGAAgaggaagaagaagaagaggaCTATTAA
- a CDS encoding mitochondrial ribosomal protein S15 precursor, putative, whose product MNVMNRIYKVQNNIFHWDKNGYDIFFLRISKRYESRVKAHRYTGITAVKTHAQKTEWYLKAERDFLAERNKIPNGYIGLWQYDDIKHLNGNIINMLHLNCGNNKQIHKFKKLNIRRLLQRRPFDVGSAPVQIGCLTEKILNLRAHIIQRCKDHAKKRTMSILLARRQKLMKYLYKTDFELYKHTCNLLKIKCILFAIPDSRDRSKAINSAAIDADRCKFLIRQKLWKGKYRPRPIRNSKGQTVRYTRHPIDQPPSNYGLPKEYKPQLSISWPYGVKQNYENGNYTIPNPTAPGIGYCPVPMLF is encoded by the coding sequence atGAATGTTATgaatagaatatataaagtacaaaataatatatttcactGGGATAAGAATggatatgatatattttttttaagaatatcAAAAAGATATGAATCAAGAGTTAAGGCCCATAGATATACAGGAATTACAGCTGTCAAAACACATGCTCAGAAAACAGAATGGTATTTAAAAGCTGAAAGAGATTTTTTAGctgaaagaaataaaataccTAATGGATATATAGGTTTATGGcaatatgatgatataaaacatttaaatggtaatattataaatatgttacaTTTAAACTGTGGTAATAATAAACAGAtacataaatttaaaaaattaaatattagaAGATTATTACAAAGAAGACCTTTCGATGTAGGTAGTGCACCTGTTCAAATAGGTTGTTTGACAGAGAAAATTTTGAATTTAAGAGCACATATAATTCAACGTTGTAAAGATCatgcaaaaaaaagaacCATGTCTATTTTATTAGCTCGACGACAAAAActtatgaaatatttatataaaacagattttgaattatataaacatacatgtaatttattaaaaattaaatgtatcTTATTTGCTATACCAGATTCAAGAGATCGATCAAAGGCAATTAATTCAGCAGCTATTGATGCAGATAgatgtaaatttttaattagaCAAAAATTATGGAAAGGAAAATATAGACCCAGACCAATTAGAAACTCAAAAGGACAAACAGTTAGATATACTAGACATCCAATTGATCAACCACCATCAAATTATGGATTACCTAAAGAATATAAACCACAATTATCAATATCATGGCCATATGGAgtaaaacaaaattatgaaaatggTAATTATACAATACCTAATCCCACAGCTCCTGGTATTGGTTATTGTCCAGTTCCTATGttattttaa
- a CDS encoding protein ISD11,putative, with translation MNGNHIKQLKKLYRHILNEASKFENINYNVYFTNKAKEKFREFYSDNNFDSDKLKTFQNECTDYLNMLKRQTIIHNLYHVDKPLVNK, from the exons atgaatggGAATCACATAAAACAGTTAAAGAAGTTATATCGTCATATATTGAATGAAGCTTCtaaatttgaaaatataaattacaaTGTTTACTTCACAAATAAG gcTAAAGAAAAGTTCAGGGAATTTTATAGCGATAACAATTTTGACTCAGACAAATTGAAAACATTTCAAAATGAATGTACTGACTATCTTAATATGCTTAAGAGACAAACCATaattcataatttatatcatgTAGATAAACCTTtagttaataaataa
- a CDS encoding alternative splicing regulator, putative has protein sequence MGDTDALNISAPDVIRLILQYLKENNLIRSFYVLQEESNIKLNAISNVDILIRDINKGDWKNVLFNITTVDLSDETLMCFYEQLICELVEYNEKELAEKIINECIIFKRMEKKYNDKYNKLIDILDSKYIDKNILYDGLTKEEKRNNLCNMISNEVTTCAPSRLLALIGMALKWQNHHNIIKNKKDGYFDIFRNIEKDIINSIDVYPEKILKSIKFGTESNVECCISSYNNDYLITGSSDGFIEIWNWITGELNIDLEYQKNNNLMMHDNPIVTLCLSKDDEILLSGDSKGLIKIWRIKTGICLKIINAHNDTLTSIQFNNDQTQILTSSYDKSVKVFGLKSLKCLKELRIHENVIVHSAIYTLDNSKIICGTDEGKIYIYNQKTLECLSSFYVYFNKNENLLFPPVNNIILINKNLEDHILVCSKSPYCYIMNMKGKIIKTYTNVIDKDKDHDSPYFLYASISPNFKYVYCIAQDYNLYCFDYNTSKLLNQIKIHDKDILGIIHHNNQNIMASWSLDGNLNIIQ, from the coding sequence ATGGGTGATACTGATGCATTGAATATATCAGCTCCTGATGTGATAAGATTAATACTACAATATTTGAAAGAAAATAATCTTATAAGAAGTTTTTATGTGTTACAAGAAGAAAGTAACATAAAATTGAATGCGATAAGTAATGTAGATATATTAATTagagatataaataaaggtGATTGGAAGAAtgttctttttaatataacaaCAGTTGATTTATCGGATGAAACTTTAATGTGTTTTTATGAGCAGTTAATTTGTGAATTAGTAGAATATAATGAGAAGGAATTAGCTGAGAAGATAATAAAtgaatgtataatatttaaaagaatggagaagaaatataatgataaatataataaattaattgatatattggatagtaaatatatagataagaatatattatatgatggattaacaaaagaagaaaaaagaaataatttatgtaatatGATAAGTAATGAAGTGACTACATGTGCTCCATCAAGATTATTAGCATTAATTGGTATGGCATTGAAATGGCAGaatcatcataatataataaaaaataaaaaagatggatattttgatatatttagaaatatagaaaaagatataataaatagtaTAGATGTATATccagaaaaaatattaaaaagtataaaattTGGTACAGAATCTAATGTTGAATGTTGTAtatcatcatataataatgattatttaaTTACAGGTTCTTCTGATGGATTTATAGAAATATGGAATTGGATAACTGGAGAATTAAATATAGATTTagaatatcaaaaaaataataatttaatgatGCATGATAATCCTATTGTAACTTTATGTCTAAGTAAAGATGATGAAATTTTATTAAGTGGTGATTCAAAAggattaattaaaatatggaGAATTAAAACAGgaatatgtttaaaaataataaatgctCATAATGATACATTAACATCTATTCAATTTAATAATGATCAAACACAAATACTAACATCATCATATGATAAATCTGTAAAAGTATTCGGATTAAAATCATTGAAATGTTTAAAAGAACTTAGAATACATGAAAATGTCATTGTACACTCAGCTATCTATACATTAGATAattcaaaaattatatgtggAACAGATGAaggaaaaatttatatatataatcaaaaaaCATTAGAATGtttatcttcattttatgtttattttaataaaaacgAAAATCTATTATTCCCACctgttaataatattatactaATCAATAAAAATCTAGAAGATCATATATTAGTATGTTCTAAATCAccttattgttatataatgaatatgaaaggaaaaattattaagaCATATACAAATGTTATTGATAAAGACAAGGATCATGATTcaccatattttttatatgcatCTATATCTccaaattttaaatatgtatattgtATAGCACaagattataatttatattgttttgaTTATAATACATCCAAATTATTGAATCAAATCAAAATACATGATAAGGATATACTTGGAATTATACATCAcaataatcaaaatattatGGCTTCTTGGTCTTTGGACGGAAATCTAAACATTATACAATGA
- a CDS encoding ATP synthase subunit gamma, mitochondrial has translation MLKPNLTCFMKRCSMLSWNRVEKKNFASDNLRSLSLRMKSVKSIQKITKAMKMVAASKFKGDQRRLENCSNFSTPLVDVFNRLDKLDIHKKNEELAIIAITSDKGLCGSVNSSVSRLCKKLLENEQVNNELVDNITPNKIYLYGIGEKIRSALSRLHSDKFQAIYNEYNKIPINFLTCSYIAERIINNNHSNILIIYNHFKSAISFDTQILSVFSQKQLNKINKKELASYEFEPEMDYIFKDIYQFYFTSLLYNCIIQNLASEQSARMTAMDNASSSATDMLNTLSLRYNRARQSKITLELIEIISGANAL, from the exons atgctCAAGCCTAATTTAACATGCTTTATGAAGAGATGTTCCATGTTATCGTGGAATAGagttgaaaagaaaaattttgcTAGCGATAATTTAAGGTCTTTATCATTAAGAATGAAATCAGTTAAAtcaattcaaaaaataacaaaagcTATGAAGATGGTTGCTGCATCAAAATTTAAAGGAGATCAGAGAAGATTAGAAAATTGTAGTAATTTTTCTACACCTTTAGTTGATGTATTTAATAGATTAGATAAATtagatatacataaaaagaaTGAAGAATTAGCAATTATTGCAATTACATCAGATAAAGGATTATGTGGTAGTGTGAATTCATCAGTATCAAGATTATGTAAAAAGTTATTAGAAAATGAGCAAGTTAATAATGAGCTTGTTGATAATATAACaccaaataaaatatatctttatggTATTGGTGAAAAAATAAGATCTGCATTAAGTAGATTACATAGTGATAAATTTCAAGCtatttataatgaatataataaaatacctATCAATTTTTTAACTTGTTCATATATTGCAGAacgtataataaataataatcattcaaatatattaattatatataatcattttaaaTCAGCTATATCATTTGATACTCAAATCTTAAGTGTATTTTCACAAAAACAATTaaacaaaattaataaaaaagaattagcTAGTTATGAATTCGAACCAGAAATGGATTATATctttaaagatatatatcaatTCTATTTCACTtccttattatataattgtatcATTCAAAATCTAGCATCAGAGCag tCTGCTAGAATGACAGCTATGGATAATGCTTCTTCAAGTGCAACGGATATGCTTAATACTTTATCCTTAAGATATAATAGAGCAAGACAg